Proteins from one Triticum aestivum cultivar Chinese Spring chromosome 7A, IWGSC CS RefSeq v2.1, whole genome shotgun sequence genomic window:
- the LOC123154585 gene encoding uncharacterized protein has translation MGDQRNASSSSSSCRGRRGPAGFGLALARLVRRMRRRSKMLLCSAAPTGASSRCRQYDPLSYARNFDCDGFGTALYDDVSGAGHLCHHYSFASRFVLASSDARQPL, from the coding sequence ATGGGAGATCAGCGAAatgcctcgtcgtcgtcgtcgtcgtgccgCGGCCGGCGGGGCCCGGCCGGGTTCGGGCTGGCGCTGGCCCGGCTGGTGCGGAGGATGCGGAGGCGGAGCAAGATGCTGCTGTGCAGTGCGGCTCCCACGGGCGCGTCCTCCCGGTGCCGCCAGTACGACCCGCTCAGCTACGCGCGCAACTTCGACTGCGACGGCTTCGGCACCGCGCTGTACGACGACGTCTCCGGCGCCGGCCACCTCTGCCACCACTACAGCTTCGCCTCGCGCTTCGTGCTCGCCTCCTCCGACGCCCGCCAGCCGCTCTAG